The Flammeovirga kamogawensis genome includes a region encoding these proteins:
- a CDS encoding InlB B-repeat-containing protein: MKKINLLAVLIFMLIASIAQAQTPYTLTDADVVVTSEGVLKSCSYNFANTDIIIPERLDGFIVKEIGTFLSSGVFSNNGITSVVLPSTLRVINAYSFHNNNLSSITLPNSIQAIYGYAFVGNASLTSYTLPTAPNRYTYNWTSRNVSYSEGDVIPASDFYESYVANPTFSGVRISGQIRGGDNVNLVVAIDGTDISSSLPTYLSSFDDGEDYEFEVDLGVDVNIIALQNSIIFTTKTLTETNIQTDVEDFDFYNSYVITDADVVVNSDGVLISTSYNFDRKDIIIPDILDGETVKVIGIENPTNNAVFEDKEIVTVEFPTTLESIQTSAFRNNNLKEIVLPNTVTKINRFAFNRNNIKAITFSTKLEAIDQGAFAFNEISTINLPNSITHIGSEAFKYNSGFSSFNLPTSPTLYTYNWSDGSNSFSEGQSVSDLDVNYDANATFLGARITGEIRGSNGVTLTITGADNRVLTLDNEDSYKIEVPKGSNINIAATKNGVAFTPSIPYDFTNLQENHLRKDFYIPHTVTDNEVYVNSNGLLSGYTGSAVDIIIPSVLDGQTVKAIQSYTFKSQNLKSVILPTKVENIERDAFNENDINEIVLPGTLSHIGSYAFANNVFTSFTLPIHHDPLYTYSWSQGGNSFNQGDIVSVLDEEYTSTESFHGVRIQGQIRGVDGVDLYVTKGGNTSVHAVLNDGESYTIETAVNSSLTIIPIKNGQSFNPSPQKVFSNIQVDAVNQDFYIPYTLTDADVVVDANGMITSYTPPTQDPVDIVIPDNLDGVEVKSIGDPANQNRGIFEFGDLKTVQLPTRLEAISYRTFKGCDLLSIYLPNTVTYIGAEAFKDNPNFTSFTLPSPTSSNADFEYRWEDSNGTSKNANDVITDFDLGYEAIRTSLVAYISGNIRALGSTTISASNGSSLNVTDYGPYSIKITKGETGTVTLTNSNSSFSPASYSYNNIQSDVANIEFTAQYSITYHNLLTGTNHANNPSTFLIHDNSALEDPNRLGYTFTGWFDGISSSNEITNLLNTNLDLYARWTPINYSINYSVTNEGTSSNPNVTNYTIEDTDITLSALSRFGYDFSGWFTDAGFTTPAGAIAIPNGSNGDITFYSKFTPQPDHVVTYHNVNGVTNVNPTSYSPTITSPISLQGLSGRTGYNFVGWYRDSGLSTSITDIQATDGVLDLYAKWEPINYTISFNVTNSSGASANSNPVTYTIETADITLSNLTKSGNNFLGWFTNPELTNAVSGVAIPVGSTGNITFYSRFYSQTNSQITYNNVNGVTNPNQATYSPGITSPITLQRLSGRTGYTFVGWFTDAGLTNQKTEINYSDGDITLYAKWDATVYTIAYSINNSSSVTNNNPTSYTIESSDISLSDVSIPGYNFGGWYTDSGLTSKVNSVAIPTGSTGNITVYAKWDAIVYTISYTINNGSGVTNSNPTSYTIESSNITLSNPSKSGHYFSGWFTNSGLTSAVSGVAVPTGSTGNKTFYSNFLADYVITFHNVEGATNPNQATYSAGSTTAITLQDLTGRDGYTFEGWFRESAFTNRITEIEVADGDIAIYAKWSKVITSVNTALLNSFKVYPNPTTGKELYVDINGISEKAVVKVYTTRGVLISSNEIYTREKINFDVPSGIYMINISTSVGEKTFKVLKN, encoded by the coding sequence ATGAAAAAAATAAATTTATTAGCAGTACTCATTTTTATGCTCATTGCTTCCATAGCACAAGCACAAACCCCTTACACATTAACAGATGCAGACGTAGTTGTAACTAGTGAGGGTGTTTTAAAAAGTTGTAGTTACAATTTTGCAAACACAGACATCATTATTCCTGAAAGACTAGATGGTTTTATTGTAAAAGAAATAGGCACATTCTTGTCTTCAGGTGTTTTTAGTAACAATGGAATTACCTCTGTTGTTCTTCCTTCAACTTTAAGAGTTATTAATGCCTATAGTTTTCATAATAATAACCTTAGTAGTATAACTCTTCCAAATAGTATACAGGCTATATATGGTTACGCATTTGTTGGAAATGCTAGTTTAACATCTTATACTTTACCTACAGCTCCAAATAGATATACGTATAATTGGACTTCTAGAAATGTTTCTTACTCTGAAGGTGATGTTATTCCTGCAAGTGATTTCTATGAAAGTTATGTTGCTAACCCTACATTTTCTGGTGTACGTATAAGTGGTCAAATAAGAGGTGGCGATAATGTTAATTTAGTAGTAGCCATTGATGGTACAGACATCAGTAGTTCATTACCAACATATCTTTCTTCTTTTGATGATGGTGAAGATTATGAATTTGAAGTTGATTTAGGTGTAGATGTCAATATTATTGCATTACAGAACAGTATTATATTCACAACTAAAACACTTACAGAAACAAACATTCAAACAGATGTAGAAGATTTTGATTTTTACAATAGTTACGTAATCACAGATGCCGATGTTGTTGTAAATTCAGATGGCGTTTTAATAAGTACATCATATAATTTTGACCGAAAAGACATTATTATACCCGATATTTTAGATGGAGAAACGGTTAAAGTTATCGGTATTGAAAACCCTACAAATAACGCTGTGTTTGAAGATAAAGAAATAGTTACTGTTGAATTTCCCACAACCTTAGAAAGTATCCAAACAAGTGCATTTAGGAATAATAATTTAAAAGAAATTGTTCTACCCAATACTGTTACTAAAATTAATAGATTTGCATTTAACAGAAATAATATCAAGGCTATCACCTTTTCAACTAAATTAGAAGCAATAGATCAAGGTGCGTTCGCCTTTAATGAAATTTCTACTATTAATTTACCAAATAGCATAACTCATATTGGATCAGAAGCATTTAAATATAATAGTGGCTTTTCTTCATTTAATTTACCTACATCTCCAACTTTGTATACCTATAACTGGAGTGATGGTTCTAACTCATTTAGTGAAGGGCAATCTGTAAGTGATCTTGATGTTAATTACGATGCTAATGCAACTTTTTTAGGAGCTAGAATTACAGGCGAAATTCGTGGTAGTAATGGCGTTACGCTTACTATAACAGGGGCAGATAACAGGGTTCTAACATTAGATAATGAAGATAGCTATAAAATAGAAGTTCCTAAAGGAAGTAATATCAATATTGCAGCTACTAAAAATGGCGTTGCATTTACACCTTCAATACCCTATGATTTTACTAATCTTCAAGAAAATCATCTAAGAAAAGATTTTTATATTCCTCATACTGTAACAGATAATGAAGTTTATGTGAATTCTAATGGTCTACTTTCAGGATATACAGGTAGTGCAGTAGATATTATAATTCCATCAGTTTTAGATGGACAAACTGTAAAAGCGATTCAATCATATACTTTTAAATCACAAAACCTTAAGAGTGTAATTTTACCAACAAAAGTAGAAAATATTGAAAGAGACGCATTTAATGAAAATGATATTAACGAGATAGTTTTACCTGGAACCTTAAGTCATATTGGTTCTTACGCATTTGCAAATAATGTATTCACCTCTTTTACACTTCCAATTCACCACGATCCATTATATACGTATTCATGGTCGCAAGGGGGGAATTCTTTTAATCAAGGTGATATTGTAAGTGTACTAGACGAAGAATATACATCTACTGAAAGCTTTCACGGAGTTAGAATACAAGGACAAATTAGAGGGGTAGACGGAGTAGATTTATATGTTACAAAGGGAGGAAATACATCTGTCCATGCTGTTTTAAATGATGGTGAAAGTTATACTATCGAAACAGCTGTCAATAGTAGCTTAACAATTATTCCAATAAAAAATGGGCAATCTTTTAACCCTAGCCCTCAAAAAGTCTTTTCTAATATACAAGTTGATGCCGTTAATCAAGACTTTTATATCCCTTACACTTTAACGGATGCCGATGTTGTTGTTGATGCTAATGGAATGATAACGTCTTATACACCACCAACTCAAGATCCTGTAGATATTGTTATACCTGATAATTTAGATGGCGTAGAAGTTAAAAGTATTGGTGATCCAGCTAATCAAAATAGAGGTATTTTTGAGTTTGGAGACTTAAAAACAGTACAGCTTCCTACAAGATTAGAAGCTATAAGTTACAGAACTTTCAAAGGGTGTGACTTACTTAGTATTTACCTCCCAAACACTGTGACATATATCGGTGCTGAAGCTTTTAAAGATAATCCGAATTTCACGAGTTTTACATTACCATCTCCTACCTCTTCAAATGCTGATTTTGAATATAGATGGGAAGATTCTAATGGAACATCAAAAAATGCAAATGATGTTATTACTGATTTCGACTTAGGGTATGAAGCAATTAGAACATCTCTTGTAGCTTATATTTCAGGAAACATAAGAGCTTTAGGTAGTACTACAATCTCTGCCTCAAACGGTTCTTCATTAAATGTAACAGATTACGGTCCTTACAGTATTAAAATAACAAAAGGAGAAACAGGTACAGTAACATTAACTAACTCCAACTCTTCTTTTTCGCCAGCAAGCTATAGTTACAATAATATTCAAAGCGATGTTGCTAATATTGAGTTTACAGCACAGTATTCAATTACTTACCATAATCTATTAACTGGTACCAACCATGCAAATAACCCTTCAACTTTTTTAATTCATGATAATAGTGCATTAGAAGACCCAAATAGATTAGGGTATACATTTACAGGTTGGTTTGATGGAATATCTTCAAGTAATGAAATAACAAATTTATTGAATACTAATTTAGATCTTTATGCTAGGTGGACTCCTATTAATTATTCTATCAATTATTCTGTTACAAATGAAGGGACATCTAGTAATCCTAATGTTACCAACTATACAATAGAAGATACAGATATTACCTTAAGTGCTTTGTCTCGATTTGGTTATGATTTTTCTGGTTGGTTTACAGATGCTGGCTTCACAACACCTGCTGGGGCTATTGCTATACCTAACGGAAGCAATGGAGATATTACTTTTTATAGTAAGTTTACTCCTCAACCTGATCATGTTGTAACTTATCATAATGTCAATGGGGTTACTAACGTAAACCCTACTAGCTATTCGCCAACAATTACATCTCCTATTAGTTTGCAAGGGTTATCTGGAAGAACTGGGTATAATTTTGTTGGATGGTATAGAGACAGTGGTTTATCAACATCAATTACCGATATTCAAGCAACTGATGGTGTACTTGATTTGTATGCGAAATGGGAACCAATAAATTATACTATTTCTTTTAATGTTACGAATAGTTCAGGAGCATCTGCAAATTCAAATCCTGTTACCTATACTATAGAAACAGCTGATATTACGTTAAGTAACTTAACAAAATCTGGAAATAACTTCTTAGGTTGGTTTACTAACCCAGAGCTAACAAATGCAGTTAGCGGAGTTGCAATACCAGTTGGCAGCACTGGTAATATCACATTTTATAGTAGATTTTATTCTCAAACAAATAGCCAGATTACATATAATAATGTAAATGGTGTTACAAACCCGAACCAAGCTACTTATTCTCCTGGTATCACCTCTCCGATTACCTTACAGCGTTTAAGTGGAAGAACCGGGTATACTTTTGTTGGTTGGTTTACAGATGCTGGATTAACTAATCAGAAAACGGAAATAAATTATTCTGATGGCGATATTACTTTATATGCAAAGTGGGATGCAACTGTATATACCATAGCATATTCAATCAATAACAGCAGCAGTGTAACAAATAATAATCCAACTTCTTATACTATAGAAAGTAGTGATATTTCATTAAGTGATGTATCAATTCCTGGGTACAATTTCGGTGGTTGGTATACTGATTCAGGATTAACTTCCAAAGTAAATAGTGTGGCTATTCCGACAGGAAGCACTGGAAATATCACGGTTTATGCGAAATGGGATGCAATTGTGTATACAATATCATATACTATAAATAATGGAAGCGGCGTAACCAATAGTAATCCAACTTCCTATACTATTGAAAGTAGTAATATCACTTTAAGTAACCCATCAAAATCTGGACATTATTTTTCTGGTTGGTTTACAAATTCAGGGTTAACATCTGCGGTTAGTGGAGTTGCTGTACCCACAGGAAGTACTGGTAATAAAACGTTTTACAGTAATTTCTTAGCTGATTATGTGATTACATTCCATAATGTTGAAGGTGCTACAAACCCTAATCAAGCTACTTATTCAGCAGGTAGTACAACAGCAATTACATTACAAGACCTTACAGGTAGAGATGGATATACTTTTGAAGGGTGGTTTAGGGAAAGTGCATTTACAAATAGAATTACAGAAATTGAAGTTGCTGACGGAGACATCGCTATTTATGCTAAATGGAGTAAAGTGATTACATCTGTAAATACAGCTTTACTAAATAGTTTTAAGGTGTATCCTAACCCTACAACAGGTAAAGAACTATATGTTGATATTAATGGAATCTCTGAAAAAGCCGTTGTAAAAGTTTATACAACTAGAGGTGTACTTATATCATCCAATGAAATCTATACTAGAGAAAAAATTAATTTTGATGTTCCTTCTGGGATCTACATGATTAATATTTCTACAAGTGTTGGTGAGAAAACTTTTAAAGTACTGAAAAACTAG
- a CDS encoding glycoside hydrolase family 130 protein, with protein MSTLEKAFPWEDRPENSKAVMWRYSQNPVIKRDAIANSNSIFNSAVVEFNNAYAGVFRCDDKCRRMNIHTGFSKDGINWEINELPIEFIAGNTEMIHSDYKYDPRVVWMEDRYWITWCNGYNGPTIGIGYTFDFKTFHQCENAFLPYNRNGVLFPRKINDKYVMLSRPSDTGHTAFGDIFISQSPDMKFWGEHRHVMSPAPFEDSAWQCMKVGAGPIPIETKDGWLMIYHGVLKSCNGYVYAMGAALLDIDKPWEVKYRSQPYLLTPETPYECMGDVPNVVFPCAALHDKETGKLAVYYGAADTVTGMAFAQIEELVDWVKENSL; from the coding sequence ATGAGTACATTAGAGAAGGCATTCCCATGGGAAGATAGACCAGAGAATAGTAAAGCAGTAATGTGGCGATATTCTCAAAATCCAGTGATAAAAAGAGATGCAATAGCAAATTCAAATAGTATTTTTAATAGTGCTGTTGTAGAGTTTAATAATGCATATGCAGGTGTTTTTCGTTGTGACGATAAATGCCGAAGAATGAATATTCATACTGGGTTTAGTAAGGATGGCATCAACTGGGAAATCAATGAATTACCTATTGAATTTATTGCCGGAAATACAGAAATGATCCATTCCGATTATAAATACGATCCTCGTGTAGTTTGGATGGAAGACCGTTATTGGATTACGTGGTGTAATGGTTATAACGGACCTACTATTGGTATTGGGTATACTTTTGATTTTAAAACATTCCATCAATGCGAAAATGCTTTTTTACCGTACAATAGAAACGGGGTGCTTTTCCCAAGAAAAATAAATGATAAATACGTAATGTTAAGTCGCCCAAGTGATACAGGGCATACAGCATTTGGAGATATCTTTATTAGCCAATCACCCGATATGAAATTTTGGGGAGAACACCGTCATGTAATGTCACCGGCACCCTTCGAGGATAGTGCATGGCAATGCATGAAAGTAGGAGCAGGCCCAATTCCTATAGAAACAAAAGACGGCTGGTTAATGATCTATCATGGCGTATTAAAATCATGTAATGGATATGTGTATGCAATGGGAGCAGCCCTATTAGATATTGATAAACCTTGGGAAGTAAAATACAGGTCTCAACCTTATTTATTAACTCCAGAAACACCATACGAGTGTATGGGTGATGTACCAAATGTAGTCTTTCCATGTGCCGCACTTCATGATAAAGAAACTGGTAAATTAGCCGTTTATTATGGTGCTGCAGATACCGTTACAGGTATGGCGTTTGCACAAATTGAAGAACTTGTTGATTGGGTGAAAGAGAATTCTCTTTAA
- a CDS encoding sulfatase-like hydrolase/transferase, which translates to MKKRLYSFCLLLFMGMSVNAQNKKPNVLLIYSDDQGSLDMNCYGAKDLKTPSFDKMAENGVRFTQFYAPAPICTPSRAALLTGKSPQGAQLPNNTSSQPGHAGLPTEEVTIAEVFKGAGYNTAHIGKWHLGYTPETMPNEQGFDHSFGHMGGCIDNYSHFFYWEGPNRHDLWRNGEEVFMDGQYFPELMVDEVDQYLTSIKEDEDPFFMYFAINLPHYPVQPLEKWRTYYKDLPSPRRDYAAFMSTLDEYIGKLLDVLEKQGVLENTIVVFQSDHGYSTEVRNFNGGGYSGPYRGAKGDLFEGGIRVPTLIQWPNKIPANQVRNGIGTGTDWFPTLLDFCGISYDQNAIEGHSLKEMILDKDAASPVEVFRWKFGASWAVREGDWKLIGYPTDHTKKAPIDFEKGSYYLVNIAQDSSELTNLAAEYPEKVEELTKKYLDWEFGFEDDLPQDFKEVQHLGFNAKVQLLQPTDKRSTGQEIKLVDGYSGTKTFSDGYWVAFLGNDMEVVLELPQKSKIKKITVGALSAQQSWIFAPKEVEVFVSEDGENYTKFGTQKAEGAIKNVIVHREKISIEGKSKAKYIKVIAKNIGKLPEWHSGNGSDAYMFIDEITIE; encoded by the coding sequence ATGAAAAAGCGACTTTACAGTTTTTGTCTACTGCTCTTTATGGGCATGTCGGTTAATGCACAAAACAAAAAACCGAATGTTTTACTGATATATTCTGATGATCAGGGATCGTTAGACATGAATTGTTATGGAGCTAAAGATTTAAAGACGCCATCTTTTGATAAGATGGCGGAAAATGGTGTTCGGTTTACGCAATTTTATGCACCTGCACCCATTTGTACACCTTCAAGAGCTGCATTGTTAACAGGTAAAAGTCCGCAAGGAGCACAACTACCTAACAATACATCGTCTCAACCGGGGCATGCAGGTTTACCAACAGAAGAAGTAACCATAGCAGAGGTTTTTAAAGGTGCAGGATATAACACTGCGCATATTGGTAAATGGCATTTGGGATACACTCCTGAAACAATGCCAAATGAACAAGGTTTTGACCATTCATTTGGACACATGGGAGGATGTATAGATAATTATTCTCATTTCTTTTATTGGGAGGGTCCTAACCGTCATGATCTATGGAGAAACGGAGAAGAGGTATTTATGGATGGACAGTATTTTCCAGAATTAATGGTAGATGAGGTAGACCAATATCTCACCTCAATTAAAGAAGATGAAGACCCTTTCTTTATGTACTTTGCCATTAATTTACCGCATTATCCTGTGCAACCATTAGAAAAATGGAGAACGTATTATAAAGATTTGCCTTCTCCTCGTAGAGATTATGCAGCCTTTATGTCTACGTTAGATGAGTACATTGGTAAATTGCTTGATGTACTAGAAAAGCAAGGTGTTTTAGAAAATACAATTGTTGTTTTCCAGTCAGATCACGGGTATTCTACTGAAGTAAGAAACTTTAATGGAGGTGGATATTCTGGACCTTATAGAGGTGCAAAAGGAGATTTGTTTGAAGGTGGAATTCGTGTGCCAACGTTAATTCAATGGCCAAATAAAATTCCTGCAAATCAAGTAAGAAATGGTATTGGTACAGGAACAGATTGGTTTCCAACATTATTAGATTTCTGTGGGATATCGTATGATCAAAATGCAATTGAAGGGCACTCATTAAAAGAAATGATTTTAGACAAAGATGCAGCATCACCTGTGGAAGTTTTCCGTTGGAAATTTGGTGCATCGTGGGCAGTTAGAGAAGGCGATTGGAAACTAATTGGCTACCCTACAGATCATACTAAAAAAGCACCAATAGATTTTGAAAAAGGCAGTTATTACCTTGTAAACATTGCACAAGATAGTAGTGAACTAACTAATTTAGCAGCAGAGTACCCTGAGAAAGTTGAAGAACTCACTAAGAAATATTTAGACTGGGAATTTGGTTTTGAAGACGATTTACCTCAAGATTTTAAAGAAGTACAGCATCTTGGTTTTAATGCTAAAGTACAATTACTACAACCCACAGATAAACGCTCTACAGGTCAGGAAATAAAATTAGTAGACGGTTATTCTGGTACGAAAACCTTTAGCGATGGTTATTGGGTTGCATTTCTCGGAAACGACATGGAAGTAGTTTTAGAATTGCCCCAAAAAAGCAAAATAAAGAAGATTACTGTAGGTGCTTTATCGGCACAGCAAAGCTGGATTTTTGCTCCAAAAGAAGTGGAAGTTTTTGTTTCTGAAGATGGTGAAAATTATACCAAATTTGGCACCCAAAAAGCAGAAGGAGCAATTAAAAATGTAATTGTACATCGAGAAAAAATCTCGATAGAAGGTAAATCAAAAGCAAAATACATAAAAGTAATTGCTAAAAATATAGGAAAACTACCGGAGTGGCATTCTGGAAACGGAAGCGATGCTTATATGTTTATCGATGAGATTACTATTGAATAA
- a CDS encoding sodium:solute symporter family protein translates to MNLHPVDIGIIVGYILLTVLIGYFISKKASQNLDSYFLGGKTIPWYVLGLSNASGMFDITGTMWMVSLAFIYGVKSVFIPWLWPVWNQIFLMIFLAVWLRRSNVMTGAEWLKTRFGNGRGAELSHIVVVIFAIIAVIGFIAYGFEGIGKFATMFLPWDLSTSVFGFAIPSAKIYAAIIMALTTIYVIKGGMYSVVMTELIQFVVMTIACIIVGIIAINMVTPEQITAVVPEGWKSLAFDWKLNLDWSTVLPAVNDKIESDGYSLFGTLMMMMIFKGILVSIAGPVPSYDMQRIMATESPKDAAKMSGIVSLALFIPRYLMIMGLAVIGLVYLSPQFAEQSGPIDFEMVLPFALQNFIPVGLKGLLLAGLISAFMSTFAANVNAGPAYIVNDIIKKYFRPNATDKQLVMMSYIASLAVVIVGMTAGLFVSSIDSILKWIVAALFGGYTAANMLKWVWWRFNGFGYFYGMMAGMGAAVVVPFAFSNLSEIMQFPIIFLISLATSIVASLFTKPDDEKTLMTFYTTVRPWGFWQPIAEKCKAINPNFKENKGFGKDMFNCAVGAIWQLSLHLIPVFLIIGEYEYMAYSIVLMIVTMIWLKIKWHDEMEDYPEDMQDTLQAIEESTPTLSPKVEAVS, encoded by the coding sequence ATGAACTTACATCCTGTAGATATAGGAATAATCGTAGGGTATATATTACTAACGGTTCTTATTGGATACTTTATCTCTAAAAAGGCATCGCAAAATCTTGATAGCTATTTCCTTGGTGGAAAAACAATTCCTTGGTACGTTTTAGGTTTATCAAATGCATCTGGCATGTTTGATATTACGGGTACGATGTGGATGGTTTCCCTTGCTTTTATATATGGTGTTAAATCAGTTTTTATTCCTTGGTTATGGCCTGTTTGGAATCAGATTTTTTTAATGATTTTCCTTGCAGTATGGTTAAGGCGTTCTAACGTAATGACGGGTGCAGAATGGTTAAAAACAAGGTTTGGAAATGGTAGAGGTGCAGAGCTTTCACATATTGTTGTAGTCATCTTTGCCATTATTGCAGTAATAGGTTTTATTGCTTACGGATTTGAAGGAATTGGTAAATTTGCAACTATGTTTTTGCCATGGGATTTGAGCACTTCAGTTTTTGGTTTTGCCATTCCATCGGCTAAAATATATGCCGCTATTATTATGGCACTCACAACTATTTATGTGATTAAAGGCGGGATGTATTCTGTAGTAATGACCGAATTAATCCAGTTTGTAGTGATGACAATTGCTTGTATTATTGTGGGTATAATTGCCATTAATATGGTAACTCCAGAACAGATTACAGCGGTGGTTCCTGAAGGGTGGAAATCTTTAGCTTTCGATTGGAAATTAAACTTAGATTGGTCGACTGTTTTACCAGCCGTAAACGATAAAATTGAGTCGGACGGTTACTCTCTTTTTGGCACATTAATGATGATGATGATCTTTAAAGGGATTCTAGTAAGTATTGCAGGACCCGTTCCAAGTTACGATATGCAGCGTATTATGGCCACAGAATCGCCAAAGGATGCTGCAAAGATGAGCGGTATAGTATCATTGGCTTTATTTATTCCAAGATACCTTATGATTATGGGTTTAGCCGTAATTGGTTTGGTCTATTTATCCCCTCAGTTTGCAGAACAATCTGGCCCAATAGATTTCGAGATGGTTTTACCTTTTGCCCTACAAAACTTTATTCCAGTTGGTTTAAAAGGTCTGTTGTTGGCAGGTTTAATTTCAGCTTTTATGTCAACTTTTGCAGCCAATGTAAATGCGGGACCAGCGTATATAGTCAACGATATTATCAAAAAATATTTTAGACCAAACGCAACAGACAAACAATTGGTGATGATGTCTTACATAGCCTCTTTAGCTGTAGTAATTGTAGGCATGACGGCAGGGTTATTTGTATCGAGTATAGATTCAATTTTAAAATGGATTGTAGCCGCTTTATTTGGTGGATATACAGCTGCAAACATGCTAAAATGGGTATGGTGGAGATTTAATGGTTTTGGTTATTTTTATGGAATGATGGCAGGAATGGGAGCAGCCGTAGTGGTACCTTTTGCCTTCTCAAATCTATCAGAAATAATGCAGTTTCCAATCATCTTCTTGATCTCATTAGCCACTTCGATCGTTGCAAGTTTATTCACTAAACCCGACGACGAGAAAACATTAATGACCTTTTATACAACAGTGCGTCCGTGGGGATTTTGGCAGCCTATTGCAGAAAAATGTAAAGCTATTAATCCGAATTTTAAAGAGAATAAAGGGTTTGGTAAAGATATGTTTAATTGTGCTGTTGGGGCAATTTGGCAACTTTCGTTACATTTAATTCCAGTATTCTTAATTATTGGAGAGTACGAATATATGGCCTACTCAATTGTATTAATGATTGTGACAATGATTTGGTTAAAAATCAAATGGCACGATGAAATGGAAGATTACCCAGAGGATATGCAAGACACGCTTCAGGCAATAGAGGAGAGTACACCTACTTTATCACCTAAAGTAGAAGCAGTTTCTTAG